In Arachis hypogaea cultivar Tifrunner chromosome 7, arahy.Tifrunner.gnm2.J5K5, whole genome shotgun sequence, the genomic window atatatgTGTTAGAAAATCTTATTTGTTCCTTTAAAATAAAGCCGATAATTTCCTATGAGAAAAGCTTAGTATACAAGCGATTAGGACTTGTAACTATTACAAGTTCATTAACGCCTAATCCACTAAAACGCGCTGCAACTCCTACGTtacttacacgcgctatataaagaTTCTGTGTTtgtataactaccaaatttaaaagatttatttccttctttgttttctttcttttcaaatttcttcgtttttcttctcgcgcgtcttcccctggtttttcgatcgttcttttcctctcctttctcaTTGGTTTATTTTTCGTCATTGACGTTAGTTTTTCTCTTtgtaactccagcttcgttttgacatggtgtattctgcaacctctctgttgttgatgaccagtttgttccgaaggttggaatgacctttaccacccttgaagatgctggaaaattttacaggaactataccaaggttgcaggtttttctacaagagttcggagcacaaatagaaaggaaaacgagattaagaatcaattgattacatgtagcagagagggaaaatgaaaCTCTCATAacaaagactcatttgataggaattggaatgattttctgctaaactttggtcttgtggacaacaagtggctttcatgtagtgttgggttaaaatctgcagcagaggtgtaaatttaattttttatcaggtgtatttatagtctgtgtttgggtgtattatgcagatctctatgcagaccgtcatatatgggtttcaATCTAtctgatcaccacttcatattatagtacctgtaaatcagacattttgaatacaccaaagagagtttaattaattttggtcttgtgcacaacaagtggctttcaggtagtgttgggttaaaatctgcagcaggggtgtaaatttaattttttatcgggtgtatttatagtctgtgtttgggtgtattatgcagatctctatgcagaccgtcatatatgggttccaatctatctggatcaccacttcatattatagtacctgtaaatcagacattttgaatacaccagagagagtttaattaattttggtcttgtgcacaacaagtggctttcaggtagtgttgggttaaaatctacagcagaggtgtaaatttaattttttatcggatGTATTTATaatctgtgtttgggtgtattatgcagatctttatgcagaccgtcatatatgggttccaatctatctggatcaccacttcatattatagtacctgtaaatcagaaattttgaatacaccagagagagtttaattaattttggtcttgtggacaacaagtggctttcaggtagtgttgggttaaaatctgcagcaggggtgtaaatttaattttttatcgggtgtatttatagtctgtgtttgggtgtattatgcagatctctatgcagaccgtcatatatgggttccaatctatctggatcaccacttcatattatagtacctgtgaatcagacattttgaatacaccagagatagtttaattaattttggtcttgtggacaacaagtgactttcaggtagtgttgggttaaaatctgcagtagaggtgtaaatttaattttttatcgggtgtatttatagtctgtgtttgggtgtattatgcagatctctatgcagaccgtcatatatgggttccaatctatctggatcaccacttcatattatagtacctgtaaatcagaaattttgaatacaccagagagagtttaattaattttggtcttgtggacaacaagtggctttcaggtagtgttgggttaaaatctgcagcaggggtgtaaatttaattttttatcgagtgtatttatagtctgtgtttgggtgtattatgcagatctctatgcagaccgtcatatatgggttccaatctatctggatcaccacttcatattatagtacctgtgaatcagacattttgaatacaccagagagagtttaattaattttggtcttgtggacaacaagtgactttcaggtagtgttgggttaaaatctgcagcagaggtgtaaatttaattttttatcgggtgtatttatagtctgtgtttgggtgtattatgcagatctctatgcagaccgtcatatatgggttccaatctatctggatcaccacttcatattatagtacctgtaaatcagacattttgaatacactagagagagtttaattaattttggacttgtggacaacaagtagctttcaggtagtgttgggttaaaatctgcagcagaggtgtaaatttaattttttatcgggtgtatttatagtctgtgtttgggtgtattatgcagatctttatgcagaccgtcatatatgggttccaatctatctggatcaccacttcatattatagtacctgtaaatcagacattttgaatacaccatagagagtttaattaattttggtcttgtggacaacaagtggctttcaggtagtgttgggttaaaatctgcagcaggggtgtaaatttaattttttatcgggtgtatttatagtctgtgtttgggtgtattatgcagatctctatgcagaccgtcatatatgggttccaatctatctggatcaccacttcatattatagtacctgtaaatcagacattttgaatacaccagagagagtttaattaattttggtcttgtggacaacaagtggcttttagGTAGTGTtaggttaaaatctgcagcagaggtgtaaatttaattttttatcgggtgtatttatagtctgtgtttgggtgtattatgcagatctctatgcagaccgtcatatatgggttccaatctatctggatcaccacttcatattatagtacctgtaaatcagacattttgaatataccagagagagtttaattatggaaaaaaaatttacttataattggatcaaatatatttacaccatgtgttcaatttcttagaacaagaagatcaataaaacctagaagaacatagaagaacagtaaaacatagttcttcgatttcgaaattagaaacagaaatgtgaaaaatgtacaagatgagtaaaacaataacgtaccttgaataatattttgtgatagtaagttatatttttttgttttatatcataaaaaaatatattataaaaataatttaaataagttGTTCTAATAACTTTATTATATGCATTTAAAACATCttcgtaaataaaatatatacaatattAATTGTTTTAATGAATTTTTACTTAATAGgttataattttaatatcataaaaaataaaaaattttaaaataacttacTTTCATGTatgtattataatatataaaatttttgttattataaatattaaaatattttcatatggtaataggtgtaaaaattaaaagaaaatatttaaaaagagaaaaaaatgtttaaatttttgaaaatttaaaaatttatttaattaaaaaataattgacaataatatctttttcaatttaaagattgtaatttgtttttgagttaatttaattatttatataacacAATtacttattctattttttaaataaataaaattatataatatacaaTAACTTTCAGTTTATTCACATATCAACAAAGAACCTCCGTGATTCATAGAAGTGATAGAAGTATTATACTTCATTCTGTATCGTAATCATGACTGCAGTTTGGAGATTGAAACTCAATTTTATATTCTACGTCTGTTTTAGTCCACTGTAGAATCTATCATAGTTTGGTAACTTTGTAGAAGATTTTGCAATCCAATCCAAAATTCCGGCTTATTGAAAGATTTAAAAGGCGCAAGATCTTGCCCAAATGGTACTATTCATTATGCAATACGCATGAAGATCGCAACATAATACCAATCACCTGTAATATTCATTCTTCATCATTGCTGCTTTGGATCGAAATTGCTAAGTGATAACTAATTTAGTAATTGCGGAAGAAACCGTATGTACTTTGAAAACTACCAAAAGGAATTTCCATTGAAAATATACGACTGTACAGCATATTAACATGTTGTGaactttcaaaaagaaaaaaaaatgtcaaCCCCCTGTACCACTCAATTCTATTTAATAGAGTTCCTAACCTAAAATGTAATACACAGTATTTTCTCCCCAATCAATACCCCAAGAGAAAAAACTTAACCAAATCCAAATCCCTCATTTGCTTCATGTATCGCAAGCAATAACCTCTCTTCCAAATGTTCTTTAGATGGATACTCTGGCAGATCTAGTTGATTAAAACTGCGCCCAGAAAGCATACGCGTTACTTGAACTCACAGATAATGATCAATCAAGTGAAAGAGTATGGCATTTAACTTCAAAAATAGCAGTTAACATAGATAAGGGGAAAAAGATTTACCATGTGTGAGCAGAAGGTAGGTGATCTGGGCTTCCATATGCTTTGTGTATTTGAAACTTCTGAGAGCCTGATATTCCTTGGAGAGCGCTGAAGCCTTCCAAAGGCACCTGAAACATTGGTAGCTAAAATGAGATTCCAAAACTACCGCAAAAATCATTTACTTGTCATAGTCTAGGACACAACCAAAAGGAAATGAATATTTGACCAGCTTAAATTCACCGGACCAAAATGACCATGTTCCCCACACAATCGGGATTTCTAAAGGATGACAGATACTCTACTGCAGTTACAAATTATATACGAACTACCCTCAAAAAATGTAGTGTGgggaaaaaaaatcttaaatcatGAACTAAGCTTAACAGAGTGTAGCTACTAGCTAGaattctcctctaaaatttaattaacatCTCAGTGGCTTCAAACCTCTGGTAGCAACATACCTTGGATGTTCCTGTCACAAACTGCAACAGCCTAGCCTTGTCTTCCTTGCTGAAACCTTGAACAACCTCCCAAAACCATTGGATAATTGGCGATGCAGCACTATAGCCAGAATAGTCTGTGTTGGCTCTCAAGTCATCCACTGAAATAAAAAGCAAAACTATTTGTTAAATTTCCCTTCCATAATCAATACATCTAATTatatgaggaggaggaggaggaggaggaggaggaaggaggAGGggaaagaggggggggggggataTAACAGACGACTCACAGTCAATATCAGGAAGTCCACTGATCAATAATTCCAGCTCTCTGTCATTGAATATAGATATCAACTCCTTGGGAATTAATTCATAAAATCCTTCCAAAAAAGCATTTATTTGAGGTCGAATAGCAGTTGTCAATCGATGCTCAGCAACCAGATCAACATATTGATGCTTGTTCTCCTCAGTAACTTTGATATTCCGTCCACCAGGAATCAACTCATAGTCACTCACCTAGACATGGTCATCATGATTAGAATAACTCCCAATCCAATGCACCATCTCAAAAAagtgtaaaagaaaagaaaatacctGTGTCCGTTCATACAAGATCAATTTTTCTTCATCGGCATCAATGCTGAAAGTGAGATCCAGATCATCGCTAATATAATTCTGCATCAGATCACAAACACAAGATATTAGTCACACACATTCACAATGACGACATCGTGAGAACATTGAtgtgaacaataataataaacttgCCTCAAGCAtccatttcaaatttttgaaatagtCGGGATCAATGGCTTCAATATCATGATATGTAACTTTGACACCAAGCATGTGCTTGTAGAATGACCGAGTAAAATGCACATCCAAGAGCTGGCCATCAAATAATGCTTTTCCAACCTGGATAAGGCAGAACGGAATAAGAAAGGATAGGATGACTTGCATCAAAGGGAAGTCAATATGCACTTGAAGAAATACTAACCACCCTGCCaacaaatttgaaataagataaatgTTCTGTTTGGTAAACAGAGTTTGGGTTTGGCTGAAATGTTGATTCATTGCCCACTGTGGTAAAAAGCAATGCTCCTCTGTCAAAAATAACTCTGGACAACAATTGATACCATTCCCTTGTAAGCCCACCGGCATCAATGCCTTCCTCTCCTTGGAAATGAACAGTCAATCTTCCCTTTAAATCATGAGTCGACCGCATGCGAAGCTGGTTATAAGAATCTTCTAGAACATATGCCCTTCTTACTGAAATTCTTAAAGGACTGTGGTGATGGTCATGCTGATGCTTAATCTTTGATCGGAAATGGGACCGTTTGTTGTCAAAATCGATAAATCTTGGTACCTTCAGCATGAGCGAGAAAGATTTTTCAAGTAAGCCAGGATTTTGCCTTATAAAAGCATTTAGTAGTTTCCTATGCTTTTCTGAGAACCTGACAAAAGCTGCATGTTTCTCATCTGCTTTCACAGCTGGCCCAGATGCCTTCTGCTGCGTGGCAGATGTGCTGGCATACTCAACATCAGAAATAACCGGAATCGTTGAGTCATTACCAACATCAGGCTGTGCAGGATGCAACTTCTCACAAACAACAAAGAAAGATTCTATGTAAGGCAAGATATTTTGAGAGCCCGCAGGAAGCGGAGGCATCACACCAGATGGTTTAGACACACATGGTCTAGAAGGGGTGAAAAAGTCTGATGCAGAATCTGAGTATGATTCTATCTTGCTTATACAACAGCTCAGCTCTTGCCATAAGGGCTCTAATGCTGAATTAATCTCCCAAACCTCAGAAAGGGCAGAGGATGAAACCCTATCAATCTCTTTCTCAGTCAACAAAGTTACAAGGGAACTCAAGGCTTGCAGAACTCTCAAAATAGCAGCTCCATCAGAAGAAGATGTACTAAGAAGAGCTTTCAATGCTTCACTGAATAGACGTAGTTCGTCCATTGCGGATGAAGTCAACTTTTGAACTGCTTCTGACAGCTGCGTGACAAATAGCTGACAGTGAGTAGGAGCAATCGCCACCAATTTCTTCATTACATCAGCAACAACAGTGTATGCATTATCCGAAAACCTgggagaaatagataaaatatctTAGTTCATCAATCAAAATGTTGcacaataacaagaaattaatctGGTCAAGTGATGACTGGTATGAACTGCATCATTGCTACAAACAAAGGTATGCACAAGACAACCTACAAAACTAAGTGGattaaaaaattagaagagagcAGGATAGTTCATCACCCCTACACCTTGACCTAAGCTGGGATCTCCCAGTGAGTGTGATGATACTAGGTACACAAAACCTAAGCATACTGACAAGACCCCTGGAGTAGAAATGACACAGAAAGAACATTAGGTGCATAAATATACCCTTCTTGTGCAAGCAATGAGCACAGTAGCCGGAGTTCTTCTTGTGGCAGATTACTCAATACTCTCTGGGACTCACTTTCTGCACTATTACTGGAAGTAGTGGGTTTGGCAGAATCTTCAACTTTATTGGATGCATCAACCCCCGAGGACATAACACCAGACTCGGTATTTACATCTGTCTCTACTGCAGAAATCTGTGGAGCTGCAGGAAGCTTGGATGTAGGGATCAGGGATTTGTCAGTTGAACTTGGCTTGCCTCCAGCACTATCAACGATAACATCCAGTAAACGTAACAGCTGAGAACACACAGCAAATCATGTCAGCATGTCAACAGGAGCATGAGACTGAATTGAGTGTCAAATATAGCAAAAAAACATCACCTGCTCAAGGTGAGCTATACTCCTCAAATAAAGTGGTTGGTTCAAGAGACGCAAAAGCATTGCAATAGATACGTAACCTTCATTACTTTTATCTACATCTTCCACAACCATCACAGCCTTCCCACGTGCGTCACTTGCATTATCTTGTTCTTTAATTGCAGGATAAGGGAGCCTTTGCTGAAGCAAAATTTTTGCCACATATGGATGATTTCGAGCAAGATTAGTGAGTGTTTCAAGTATTCGCCGAGACAGCAATGGGGGAACTCCTATGAAACCAAACAATATTGAAGACATCATTAGATGCATTCACTATGAAAAATGTTCAGAATAGATGTATTGGCAACATGAAAATTGTTTTTGTTACAGCTTAATTAGAAAGATTCATAATAATGAGCACCCACAAGAAATGACTGTTACAGGATGAAAATAATGGATATTACTAAAAAGAAGCAACTATTAACAAGATTATCAAGTATTCTTACCATCAAAAGATTGAGGACGAGAGTACATTACATTGCTATGACAACCATATAATCTATATGGTGGCTCAACTGCACTAAAATAATTAGCAGGCCTCTTAACATCGAGCATTAGAATGTCCATCAGAATTTGGACAAGAGAGGTTCTTGTTTCGCAATGGGCACAAAGATTTAAAAGAAGCTTCTGTAGTTGACCTTTATAGAGTGGCTGCAAAAGTCAACACATGTTACGCATGAGGCAATTAAGAAGGAAAGCTTTGAGGGGTATCTTCCTATCAAACATTAATACCTGGACTATACGGAACAAACGAATCATGGCATGCAAAGCTTCCGTATCAACTAGAGGTACTCCATCAGCTTCAACAACCTTAGTACCACTGGACCGGCGTGATGAGGTGTTTCCACCAACACCGTCCGGACCAGAGCCAATACCTTCACGTCTAGAAGACTCACCTCTACGACTTCTTGGATACATGCCAAACAGGGTACGACTATAACGGTGTGCATACCTCTCGCGCAACATATTTGCCTCCGCAACAAGAGCAGGTGTAAGATTGGCAAGAATAGTATCAGGAGAAGTTAACAGAACCTGAAGAAAACACAGaagaaaattttagaaacaaCCTCACTTATATATAAAGAGGTTGATAAATGAACTTGCCTCTTCTCGTAAATCAGAAGGGAATGTTGCAATTATCGAGACCGTGTCCATTTCTACAGGTTGGCCTTCCAATTCCTGAGATTGATGCATCCTCTGTGCTTGCTGTTGAGCTAGAACCTCTGCTCGAATATCTGCAGGAAGAGCTGCAAGAAACTCTGGATCGATATCCCCATTGTTTTGAGGCTCAGGATTTGATGTTTGTGCCACTTGACCTTGCTGAGCTGATAGGACTTCAGCGCGCAGCTCCTCAGGAAGAGCATCCAGAAAAGCAGGATCTATTGCACCTGAGCCAGCATCACTATTGACCTGCTGCTCTGATGATGGACCTTCTTGGTCTGCATCTCGACTAGAATTTTCAGAGACTTCAGTAACACTATGAAGGGATGCATCTCTACCACCTGCAGGAGATGAATGACTCAAAGGCATATTTGCTCTTCTTGTGCGCACAACCTGTGAATCTCCAACTATTCGATCAGCAGAAACCTGCCTTTCTCCACCATCGTCATGGCCATCAGCACTTCCAATCTCAACATCTAGACTGCGAAGGCTTTCACCAAAAGTTGCCCCACTACCACTACTCTCTTGGCTCACAGCTTCAACATCCCTCACAGGTCCCTCATTATGCTCAAATTGCATCTCAACTGCTTGTGACTGAGTGCCAGATGCATTTTCTTGCTGAGATGCAGTTCCTACAGGTCTGGTATCAGCATTGCTGCTGTCATCATTTGTTGAAGGAGCTAAAGTAACAACTTCCTGAATTGCATTACTTGCAACAGGGACATTTGTTGGTGCACCTCCTGAATCTTGTGCATGGCTGACTTCAACTTTATTAGGAGTGCCTCCTCCTTCAGTTCTGTTCTTATTGGATGACTTTTCAGGGCTAGGACGCCTTAATTGAGAGACAAGCAAATCCTCAAGGCCAGGTGGAACAACCCCAGTACTTGAACCACCACTCTGCTGGTTACCGTCAGTCCACAAGTTCAACCGCTGTCCATTGCGGCCACTCCTCAGTGATCGAAATATATTATCCAACCCTGTTGAGTTGTTCTCCATTAAATTATCTGCAAGTTTTAACAAAATACCAAACAATCTAAGGTGTTATTTTAAAACATCAAAAGCCTCTTTTACGGAACATAGTATGAACAAAGTAAAAATAGCTACTGGAATATAAATACACACAAACAGAAAATTAACTAGTTCTTAATAATAGATTTATGAATAAATCAACCTGATTGCCCTGTTGATGGATGGAGTGCAGTATGTTCAACTAAAAGCGGATGGCGAGAAGGCGTTCCAGCATCACCAGTTCTACCCAAAAGACTGTAAATTGAAGTTGTCCTTCCCCGTCTAGATCCGAAAACTTCAACTGGCATCACATGAAAAGCTTCATTTGGAAAATTATTCTCCCTGCCAAATACTTCAATATGATCAAAAACATTAATTCCATTAATACTCTCATCAAGTCGCAGTATAACACCATCCTCATCTTCCTCATCctcttcatcctcctcctccatcaCTTCATCATCAAACTCATCATCGTCAATCTCATGATCATCTTGGTCTGTATCAGGATGTGGCAAGTGATGTACTTCATCTTCCATATCGTTATGTTCCTCATCATCTTCCTCATCTTCATCTGCATCCTCACCATCGTCTCCAGACatttcatcatcctcatcatcttcATCAATATTTTCTTGACCATGAGTTTGAGTTTCAAATCGTAACCCTGCATTTTCCAATCCATTCTCAAGACCTCTTGCATCTTCAGCATTGTCATGCATGTAATCATCCTCATTAGTAGGAGCATAGCTTCCGTCAAGATCTTGATCATGTTCCATATCATCAGTAACAGCTTCAGACCCACCATAAGACTGAATTGCATTGTAAGAACCACGGTCACATCCTTGAAGGGAATCACTATTGGCTTGAGATGTCATTTCCATGGACTGAGGCATCTCACCAGTATTATCCTCTCTTCCAGGTTGATTAAGATCAGAAGGTTTTGTAGTACCATCACCCTTCCCCGTATTAGAATCAACTGACTGTACATGTTCCTTGGAGACCAACTCAAGAGCTTTAATAATGCCAGTGGCAACTTTGGATGAATCAGCATGGTCCAAGTCCAAAACTTGAAGAGTTCGAGTGAATGACTTAACTAGACCAGCATCAATAAAAGTGGCAGAGGCCTCTGCTGAGATGCATGAACCAGAAGGTGTTCGAGAAGCCAAAACATCATTAAGTAGATCCATAAAAACCTGAATTTCATTGCCTGGTGGCTTAACACCattacatgactcaacaaattcgTTGATGATACAACTAATCTCACTAAATACCCTCTTTCTTGCCTCTGCAGAACGAGCACAGGCAGCCACCAAAAACTGGTTTGCCCTGGTGGCCAGTTTCTGTCTCCAATCACCATCAATCTTATTATCCTTCTTGGAACTTCGAGTGTGTGGAAGAAAATTGTGAAGAATATGATGGAATATTCCACCAATGCTTAAACCAGCAGGACTCTTTTGGTAACTGCCCCTAATGGTGCTCATCTCAGCATCCCGTCGAAGTAGAACATGAACAGATGATGAATACATCAGTAATATCTCTGTTAAAAGCTTCAGAATAAAGACAACTTTAGCAAGGGATGCAGAAGCTTCCTGACTACTGGTTTCATTCGCCTCAGATATGGTAGCAACAGCTTTTCCTTTTCCCTTGCCTGTAGAGACATCGATGTCCATGTCACTTGAGGTTGAAGGCACAAGATGTACATTTGGGGCAATGTCATCCTTTCTCGGAGGAACAAAAGTGCATACAGAATCAAGAAGTTGTTCTACCACATTAATAAAACTTTGAGGAGGCTTTTTATGACTTTTTACACTCTTAGAATTGGAGTCATGAATTTTGCCATGGCC contains:
- the LOC112703279 gene encoding E3 ubiquitin-protein ligase UPL2 codes for the protein MTTLRSSWPSRLRQLLSAEGAIGPSVKLDSEPPPKVKAFIDKVIQCPLQDIAIPLSGFRWEYNKGNFHHWRPLLLHFDTYFKTYLSCRNDLTLSGNLEDDSAFPKHAILQILRVMQIILENCPNKSSFDGLEHFKLLLASTDPEILIAALETLSAFVKINPSKLHGSAKMVGCGSVNSYLLSLAQGWGSKEEGLGLYSCVTANEKAQDEALSLFPSDVESGSNQANYRIGSTLYFELHGPSVPSKEDSEDPSPPALRVIHKPDLHLCKEDDLSLMKQHIEQYNVPAELRFSLLTRIRYARAFRSPRICRLYSRICLLSFIVLVQSGDAHDELVSFFANEPEYTNELIRIVRSEETISGSIRTLAMLALGAQLAAYTSSHERARILSGSSISFAGGNRMILLNVLQRAILQLKSSNDPSSLAFVEALLQFYLLHVVSTSTSGSNVRGSGMVPTFLPLLEDSDPSHIHLVCFAVKTLQKLMDYSGSAVSLFKELGGIELLAQRLQKEVQRVIGLVGENGDDMMLTGESSRHNADQLYAQKRLIKVSLKALGSATYAPVNSTRSQHSQDSSLPATLVLIFGNVDKFGGDIYYSAVTVMSEIIHKDPTCFSALHEMGLPDAFLSSIRSGILPSSKALTCIPNGLGAICLNAKGLEAVRESSSLRFLVDIFTSKKYVLAMNEAIVPLANSIEELLRHVSSLRSAGVDIIIEIIHKIASLGEGNGAGPSRKANDDTAMETDSEAKEEEDSAAEGISDEQFIQLCVFHLMVLVHRTMENSETCRLFVEKSGIDALLKLLLRPTIAQSSDGMSIALHSTMVFKGFAQHHSSPLARAFCSSLREHMKKALAGFGAASEPLLLDPRITPDNGIFSSLFLVEFLLFLAASKDNRWVTALLTEFGNGSKDVLEDIGHVHREVLWQIALLENTKTETEEDGSCSSGSQQTEADANETEEQRFNSFRQFLDPLLRRRTSGWSIESQFFDLINLYRDLGRSPGSQHRSISVGPSSMRSTSSNQLHHSDDNSGTTNKKESDKQRPYYSTCCDMVKSLSFHITHLFQELGKVMLLPSRRRDDIVSVSPASKSVASTFASIALDHMNFGGHGNISGTEASISAKCRYLGKVIEFLDTFLMERPESCNPVLLNCLYGRGVIQSVLTTFEATSQLLFTVNRAPASPMDTDDANAKQDDKEDTDNSWIYGSLASYGKLMDHLVTSSYVLSSFTKHLLAQPLTNGDAPFPRDAETFVKVLQSTVLKTVLPVWTHPQFVDCSHEFIATIISIIRHVYSGVEVKNVNNSGSARVTGPPPNEATISTIVEMGFSRSRAEEALRQVGSNSVELAMEWLFTHQEETQEDDELARALAMSLGNSESETKDAAGHDNSQQLEEETVQLPPVDELLSTCAKLLLKEPLAFPVRDLFVMICSQDDGKYRSDVITFIVDRIKECGLVSSNGNNTMLAALFHVLALILNEDAVAREAASKSGLIKIASDLLCQWESSLDSTDKKQVPKWVTAAFLALDRLLQLDQKLNSDITEQLKKDVVNNQQTSLTIDEDRQNKLQSALGLSTKYADINEQKRLVEVARSCMKNQLPSDTMHSVLLLCSNLTRNHSVALTFLDAGGLSLLLSLPTSSLFPGFDNVAASIVRHVLEDPQTLQQAMESEIKHSLVVASNRHPNGRANPRNFLSNLSSVISRDPAIFMQAAKSVCQVEMVGERPYVVLLKDRDKDKIKEKEKEKDKSLEKDKVQNSDGKVGLGYSNTAASGHGKIHDSNSKSVKSHKKPPQSFINVVEQLLDSVCTFVPPRKDDIAPNVHLVPSTSSDMDIDVSTGKGKGKAVATISEANETSSQEASASLAKVVFILKLLTEILLMYSSSVHVLLRRDAEMSTIRGSYQKSPAGLSIGGIFHHILHNFLPHTRSSKKDNKIDGDWRQKLATRANQFLVAACARSAEARKRVFSEISCIINEFVESCNGVKPPGNEIQVFMDLLNDVLASRTPSGSCISAEASATFIDAGLVKSFTRTLQVLDLDHADSSKVATGIIKALELVSKEHVQSVDSNTGKGDGTTKPSDLNQPGREDNTGEMPQSMEMTSQANSDSLQGCDRGSYNAIQSYGGSEAVTDDMEHDQDLDGSYAPTNEDDYMHDNAEDARGLENGLENAGLRFETQTHGQENIDEDDEDDEMSGDDGEDADEDEEDDEEHNDMEDEVHHLPHPDTDQDDHEIDDDEFDDEVMEEEDEEDEEDEDGVILRLDESINGINVFDHIEVFGRENNFPNEAFHVMPVEVFGSRRGRTTSIYSLLGRTGDAGTPSRHPLLVEHTALHPSTGQSDNLMENNSTGLDNIFRSLRSGRNGQRLNLWTDGNQQSGGSSTGVVPPGLEDLLVSQLRRPSPEKSSNKNRTEGGGTPNKVEVSHAQDSGGAPTNVPVASNAIQEVVTLAPSTNDDSSNADTRPVGTASQQENASGTQSQAVEMQFEHNEGPVRDVEAVSQESSGSGATFGESLRSLDVEIGSADGHDDGGERQVSADRIVGDSQVVRTRRANMPLSHSSPAGGRDASLHSVTEVSENSSRDADQEGPSSEQQVNSDAGSGAIDPAFLDALPEELRAEVLSAQQGQVAQTSNPEPQNNGDIDPEFLAALPADIRAEVLAQQQAQRMHQSQELEGQPVEMDTVSIIATFPSDLREEVLLTSPDTILANLTPALVAEANMLRERYAHRYSRTLFGMYPRSRRGESSRREGIGSGPDGVGGNTSSRRSSGTKVVEADGVPLVDTEALHAMIRLFRIVQPLYKGQLQKLLLNLCAHCETRTSLVQILMDILMLDVKRPANYFSAVEPPYRLYGCHSNVMYSRPQSFDGVPPLLSRRILETLTNLARNHPYVAKILLQQRLPYPAIKEQDNASDARGKAVMVVEDVDKSNEGYVSIAMLLRLLNQPLYLRSIAHLEQLLRLLDVIVDSAGGKPSSTDKSLIPTSKLPAAPQISAVETDVNTESGVMSSGVDASNKVEDSAKPTTSSNSAESESQRVLSNLPQEELRLLCSLLAQEGFSDNAYTVVADVMKKLVAIAPTHCQLFVTQLSEAVQKLTSSAMDELRLFSEALKALLSTSSSDGAAILRVLQALSSLVTLLTEKEIDRVSSSALSEVWEINSALEPLWQELSCCISKIESYSDSASDFFTPSRPCVSKPSGVMPPLPAGSQNILPYIESFFVVCEKLHPAQPDVGNDSTIPVISDVEYASTSATQQKASGPAVKADEKHAAFVRFSEKHRKLLNAFIRQNPGLLEKSFSLMLKVPRFIDFDNKRSHFRSKIKHQHDHHHSPLRISVRRAYVLEDSYNQLRMRSTHDLKGRLTVHFQGEEGIDAGGLTREWYQLLSRVIFDRGALLFTTVGNESTFQPNPNSVYQTEHLSYFKFVGRVVGKALFDGQLLDVHFTRSFYKHMLGVKVTYHDIEAIDPDYFKNLKWMLENYISDDLDLTFSIDADEEKLILYERTQVSDYELIPGGRNIKVTEENKHQYVDLVAEHRLTTAIRPQINAFLEGFYELIPKELISIFNDRELELLISGLPDIDLDDLRANTDYSGYSAASPIIQWFWEVVQGFSKEDKARLLQFVTGTSKVPLEGFSALQGISGSQKFQIHKAYGSPDHLPSAHTCFNQLDLPEYPSKEHLEERLLLAIHEANEGFGFG